TGCCACATCTTGTCCACACCTCCTGCTGAGCTAAGACTGACCAGAACGTGAGGGGCTTATTTAAGACTCCTGCAtatgtgtacctgtgtgtgtgtgagaaagagagagagagaaaaaaaagtgtgtgtgtgtgtgtgtgtgtgtgtgtgtgtgtctgtgtctgtgtgtgtggccttgAGCTATGAAGCCCTTGCCAAAGACAAAGGGGGGAAAAGAGAcaagaaaactgagaaaaagacACTGACTCCATGGGGCGGATGACCGCGAGCACAGCTGGGGTTCATTGTGTGATCATCATCTAAGCCCACCAGAGGGTGCGCAGTAGTAGCGCGATGATCCTCCTGCAGGACAGAGAGTAATTTTAGAGCCCACAGCTGTTATTGTCATGTGCCTATGAATGAGAGGCAAAAGTCCTTgaaatgaggagaaaagaaaaccttGACTTGGAGATGAgctatttttactttattttttgtggggctatgaaataatgtaattaatattGATATGCACCACAATGCCCTTAACATCAGATAATAATTTCATGTAATGTTTATTATAGACAAACATTAGCTTTTCCAAATTGAATGAGAACATGCCCATAAGTGTGTTTATGAGATTTGCTAAAGTGAAATGGATTTTTCTCAATAGGTCTAATCACATTATACATTTTCTAAGCATTATGGGGAAATTATGTCATTCAGCCTACTCAGCTCATTTTGGAAACTGTGCAAGACGACTTATTTTACCAAGTGTCACTGTACGGTTGAGTTTCCTTCCTCACATATACATTGCCATCAACTACTGCCATCTGTTGCTGTCTCACTGCATTTAAGAACTAACTAATTTGTTTGAATAACACTGctttctttgattctttcaGTGCCCAATGTAACATATCGATTCCCTTGTCACTCGGCCCGCTCCAGGCTCTCTGAAGCTTTCAACGACTTCACAATAAACCTGAGATTACTGCTCCCTGCTGTAACTGGAATATGCTCAGTGAGCAGCTCAATATTTGGATGAGCTCTTTTGAAATCTTCTTCTAAAGATTATATGCAATTCTATCAAATCAATTCTGAAGGATTATCTCATGATAAacccatgtgtttgtgtgaataatCTGATAATTCTGGCATTTTGAGAGCTAATGACACTGCGGTTATCACCATTTAATGCCACGAAAGAGGTGAAACTATGATCACTCTTGCCTGACAGGACTTGTTGGAGGTTACTGCTGAATATGCAGGATTTAGCAGGGCATGATATGCCCAAGAAATCCCCAATCTTTGACGGCTTTGCCCTCTTATGGGGCTTGCTCTTTGGATTATGCATTGCAAGTACACCAGTGATGGCTTGTCCCGCAAGTTGTCACTGTATAGAGAAGAGTGGCATGACGGTGGTGCAGTGTATGTCTCGCAACTTGGAGAAGATCCCGTCAGATCTTCCAAGAGATACTGTTGTCCTACTCCTGGCATCCAACCACATCACGCACATCCCCAACCACGCCTTCAAAGAACTGCACTACCTTCAGGAGGTGGACCTGTCTAACAATGAAATTGAGACTATGGACGTTGGGGCATTTCAAGGTGTTTCTGACAGTCTTCTCGTGCTGGATCTATCAAACAATCGTATCCAAAGTGTCCCCAAAGAGGCTTTCGCCCGCCTTCGGGCAAAGATCAGCCTTTCAAACAACCCATGGCACTGTGAGTGTACGCTGCAGGAGGTCCTGAGGGAGCTGCGACTGGACCCCGAGACGGTGAACGAGGTGATCTGCCACACAGCCGTGAAGGAGGAATACGCAGGCAAGCCCGTAATCCAGGTGCTGGACTCAGGGATCAACTTCTGCAACTTTCACCACAAGACCACCGATGTAGCCATGTTTGTCACCATGTTCGGGTGGTTCACCATGGTGATCGCGTACGTCATCTACTACGTGAGACACAATCAAGAGGATGCTAGAAGGCACCTGGAGTACCTCAAGTCGCTGCCCAGCAGCTCTCAGATCAGCAAGGACTTTGACACTATAAGCACTGTTCTCTAGCAGGAGGTGTggtggtgcgtgtgtgtgtgtgtgtgtgtgtgtgtgtccctgtaaatatgtgagtaaatgtgtgGTTAAGTACACATGACTAAAAAGCTGTTGCAACAATAATCACAGATGTTTTTCAGAACATAATTTGAGGTCTTTCAGTGACTCAAATGggtcattttgattttttaaaacccTGGCCTCATAAatgatatattttgtattatttcaaagcatttattttgatttgattaaatatGAGAAAATCTGGTGGTACAACCAGAAAACGCAGCAGTGTCAACGGTGATAgcacaaaatgaacaaactacTCATAAAACCCACACTCCATGAGGGATGACAGATCTAGAGTGGAGAGATAAATATCCCACTCTGATGTCGATCCACGGTGTGATTGAATTTGGACTGAGATGAATGAGGAAGACGCCTGTGTCTTCCAGTTACTttatattgattgatttatgtTCTTAATGTCACTCTGTCATGGTGAAGGCTATTTTACTACTTATGCTGATATCAAATAGGTCGAGGTGTTAACAGTCAGTTTGCAtaagaaacacataaaaacccAGCCGCCAATAAATCTTGCAAATAAAACTACTGGTCCAGGAAATAGGGTTACACTGCTGTTACTTCTTTTTACTGTGCAACCACTGCATTATGTCAAAGAAAAAATTTAGTCGGACAAGGAAAAGTTGCCATATACTTGCagttgtaatgtgttttttttgcacatctaaaaatgaacatttcagcaTCCCATGCCAAGCTTATGTAAGGAAAGAATGTCTCTTTTATTACCAGGCAATATCCCAGTATTCAAGACTCCGGGTGAAAAGTCTTTCACAGAGGGTGACAGACTGGGATCTAACCTCCGTAATATGTGTGATATGTAGTTTCAGCTTCAATTTGCAAGCTATGTGACAACTTGATAACGGTTCACTGGAAAAATTGTTTGGAATTCGCAAGTGCAGTCTCTGGTGAATTTCATGGTGATTtaagcacttcctgttttttgcACCAGTACACCGCAGAGAGACGTTCGGTTCAACCTAATGTTTCAGCTCACTCAGATGAGCTGATTATTacacaggttaaaaaaaaaagaaaaaagaaaaagcatatCATCTTTTGAGTTCAGCTCAGATGTGctgtatgtatgaatgtatttatgttgaatgtcaaacatttcatcttttttgatATTGGTGAACCACAGCAGCAAAATCACATATAGCATAATTAACACGCCATAGTCATTACTTCCATTGATTTTATTGTAGCATATAACACTGTTTGTTTAACGTTGGTTTGGACAcaaattcagtatttttttttattgcctaTGATTTACTTTGTTGGTCAGGAGGTAATTGTGTCCAAGTGCCTACTCTCTGGGACTCTCTCTACACCATAGCACTGTGCACTAAAGTTGGACAACTTGAGTGTCAAGTCCTCTCCCTGTCCACCCTCGCCGTTGCAGAACTCAGATTTAGCTACAGCCTCTGCCCAGCCAGTCTCTGTGTAAAGCCCAGGGACCTGCGTCATAAAGGTTTTACAGCCCAATTATCCAGATGTGTGGATTTTTCCAAAACAAAGGACAAGAGCGTGTGCTAGAAGACAATGACAGAAAACTCTTTGACAGTTAACATTGTGTGCTTttctgtgattgacagctgactGTACCTGTCCTCACATGGTGACTCCAACTCATCTCGTAGATCCAGCAggttaaaataaacacaaaaaaaattatttgcaaCAAATACTTGACTCTAGGTAgagacttgtttttttaattttgcatttttgtcttgtcatctgacaaaatgaTCTTTTTTATACTACTGTAGGTTTCTTGGTTACagaagtgtctgtctgtgcggTCTTGACCTGTCATATAACAATGTTTGTGCTGGCCAATGTGTACACAACTCTTATGTTGAAGGAATGCACATGCCGTCTGTGTTGTtatgtaaaatgtgtctttagCTGAACCATCATCAAAGTGTTTGGATGTCTTGAGGAACTTGTAATTGGTTAATGTCTTTTCTTCATCTAAAGAAGAACAGATCTATGAGGTCGTTTTTTCTGGGATGGGAATGAAAGGGCTCCAATAATTTTGTGATAATAATGTGATAATCAATTTTCTATCTGTGTCAGCagttcctgtgtttgttttattctttcgATTTCAATGGATACCTTACcagcatttgaaaataaaaattctttTCCAAGACAGTTCGgtctcttcatgttttttttttttttttttgtcggtATTTTAGCTCCACATACAATAAATggaagaataaagaataaaagaaatccAGCTTTCATCATCACAACAGTGTATTAGTTAGAGCTCAGCCTTTCCTTCTCAGTTAATTATTTTACCCTCCATGGGTTCAATAAACAATTTAGCTTCAGAAACGGGAACAtgtctatgacattttttgaaagcagcaatattttcactttccgttgatgtaaaatgtcattgaCCAGTTATTCCTCTCTGGACAAAGGAACAACATCGAGGGAAGATataagcacaaaacaaaaacttggaGTTTCATTTTTTGCAGTAATTTATCAGTAGTCAAGAATTTTTGgcttatttctttgttgtggGGCGGTTTCATGATGGAACAGACTCAGCTGGCGTTACCATGATGAATAATAGATTTTTAATCTTCCAAGCAACTGCACCTGCAGCGCAGGGTGTCCGGAGAAGACTGGTCACTGTGAGTGAGGCAGGTTTCTATCTTATCCAGATTGTCTCCTAAACCTACAGCACAGCACTCAACTTCTCTGCAAGCTATTCAGTTTCTGCTCATAATTCTAAGACGTCAAACCTACAAGCAGTGACTTAACAAAAGTGATAAATCCCTTTAGTCTTCTGTTGATCTCATCTGCAGGTCATCTTAAAGGggtagtttgggttatttgacgtggggctgtgtgaggtggtcatgcatagtcagtgtgttacctgcagaaTATTCGTATCAGCGCGCTGCCAGTTAGCAGAGGCGGCCGGGGGCTCCGGCACAGAGGCAGAGCCATGTGTTGCTGGGCACGGGGCCAGCAGGAAAAAGGTGTTTTAGACAGTTTTAAAAGATGCCCACTGAAACGATacaatatctgtttaaatgtacatttcatGAAGAATATTTTCAGCGCTTTATCCTCCcattaaaacaaagtgaagtttagctctttctgattcactcagctgacctgcggctgcGGAATAATACAGTGTGCTGTCTTAACTGGAAGataactgaaaatattttaaatgaagatgAACACACTGATTATGCAGCCttgtcaaataacccaaactatccctttaatttCAGTTGACCCAAAAATTCAATGTGGAAGTTtgaccatccatccatcattttaTCCATCTCCCACCATGCATCAGGTTTCCATGCATCCACTGCACTCTTTGTTCTGATGTCAAATGGTCGCTCAACACCTGCAAATAAACAACTGGTTTAAGGAATGAGAGAAGCTACAAAAATTATAATACttttcatgaaatcaaacccCATTTCTTATATTATTTAtggtcatgttttatttgtgtgaccCCTGGCCTGAAGGAAGCATAGGTCTCAGAGATCCCCCAAGCTGCCCAGCGATCCTGAGCCTCAGCTGCCCGGCCCCATGATCAACGCCCAGCAAGGCTCCATCCGGACCCTGAGTTTTGGGGTCCCAGCTGACTTCCTATTGGTTCCTGCGTTGGGACTCTCAGCCGACGTCCTCTCTGTTCCTGAGTCAGCCGTCGGAACCTGAGGTCTCCTGATCCACCTGATCCAGCCTACAGACCTCCTTCCCCGCAATGCTGGACttcttccatttttatttagaCATCTGGAATCCATCCTTTGAGGGGGCGTACTGTCACAGTCTGCTTCCCACTTCCCCTCAGCCCCTGTCTCCAGCCCCCGCTCACTTCTCCCTCGCTAtgttttctccttcatctcccCAGATCTGACACCATCTGTCCCTGGACCTTTTTCCTGTCTACCGTTCCACGTCTCACCTGTTCCGTATTTGCATGCACCTAAGATTTCCtccccactcacacacctgaTCCCAGTTCCCCTCATCACATAAGCTTTcatttaaacctgttttttccccttctccttATGGGTCCATCTGTTTATGTaccctttcttttttcctttgtaCCTATTACCTGCATTTTGTACCTGTTCCTACCTGCCTGTGTTTGGGTCCTTCCCACCTGGGCTGACCCCTCATCCCAAACCACCCAGTGCAGGGAATAGAAACATATGATGCTTGGCCAGCTGTTATAAGTGACATTCAGCTTTCA
This genomic interval from Seriola aureovittata isolate HTS-2021-v1 ecotype China chromosome 11, ASM2101889v1, whole genome shotgun sequence contains the following:
- the lrrc3 gene encoding leucine-rich repeat-containing protein 3, encoding MQDLAGHDMPKKSPIFDGFALLWGLLFGLCIASTPVMACPASCHCIEKSGMTVVQCMSRNLEKIPSDLPRDTVVLLLASNHITHIPNHAFKELHYLQEVDLSNNEIETMDVGAFQGVSDSLLVLDLSNNRIQSVPKEAFARLRAKISLSNNPWHCECTLQEVLRELRLDPETVNEVICHTAVKEEYAGKPVIQVLDSGINFCNFHHKTTDVAMFVTMFGWFTMVIAYVIYYVRHNQEDARRHLEYLKSLPSSSQISKDFDTISTVL